The following is a genomic window from Antechinus flavipes isolate AdamAnt ecotype Samford, QLD, Australia chromosome 3, AdamAnt_v2, whole genome shotgun sequence.
ttcctccctcctctccctcctgccACGGCTTCTCACCTGATTTCTGGGCGGCCCTCCGGGGCCGAGCACAGACAAACACGGCTCCCACGATGAGCAGGGTCACCAAGGCGTCAGCGGCCACGAATCCCACGAGCAGGGGCAGGGACAGGGGCCCACAGTGAGAGTCCGGGACTG
Proteins encoded in this region:
- the HCST gene encoding hematopoietic cell signal transducer, giving the protein MNPCGASLLLALLTVAAAQMPSVPDSHCGPLSLPLLVGFVAADALVTLLIVGAVFVCARPRRAAQKSENSRVYVNMPGRN